A genomic region of Leptolyngbya sp. FACHB-261 contains the following coding sequences:
- a CDS encoding serine/threonine-protein kinase, whose amino-acid sequence MSWTAGQTLQNGKYCIERELGRGGVGITYLALHQRLNKQVVIKALNCNGIREQVGRSRFPRVLQTCEERFSREAKLLARCEHPNIVRVIDISEEPTETPDGKMSFMVMDYIPGQNLLEMVKEEGALAEDKALAYIRQIGSALLQVHSIGLLHRDVKPQNIMVHERSDQAILIDFGIAREFSPQTYTIAYSPGFASPEHHSGRCTTASDVYSLAATLYFLFTEETPPNANFLHEPDYADSLQCLTERASPTVHQAILRALAYQPEQRPQTVDQWLRELDGELAPSCSSSNTSTSNTTDKAAEATVQFLVSPTAATVPLPPPLPQPTASETLLEKPKPAISQIPSTPSPRSEAPIPETPVSVPVPQPSALKTSTPQPSSSPISASPVEKLPVEKLVEAPVSSSVTLTDVLSPSVQSDQVDGVARTLVEPVPLRESTGKSAQPSRATVAGTIVEPQVNGSAKTVADPGSDQVLSVSGLEPHPGARQLGSTTRVEAPAKSRTQLLLASGALSVVLLLGTGWFMSRQSQAQQAQIEQQATEEQAQQEQEQAAREQAAQEQAAQEQIQQAQQEQLAQDQETLARAKGSAATDLAVAIQTAKTIQPNSPVYAEAQQQSFNWQATLLQEHLVTINPDFGLIKPKIRVEADLITVTYDASVNTQLQATDGIKTLALAFMDALRSKYTDFNQLVVYPQTGKQQVAIWATQWTEFRNGKISEEQLFQVSNR is encoded by the coding sequence ATGAGTTGGACCGCAGGACAAACCCTTCAAAACGGTAAATACTGCATCGAGCGAGAACTTGGGCGCGGTGGGGTTGGTATTACCTATCTGGCGCTGCATCAGAGGCTCAATAAGCAGGTCGTGATCAAGGCTCTGAATTGCAATGGCATTCGAGAGCAAGTGGGCCGTAGCCGCTTTCCTAGAGTCCTGCAAACTTGTGAAGAGAGATTTAGCCGCGAAGCAAAGCTTTTAGCGCGCTGTGAACATCCGAATATTGTGCGGGTGATTGATATATCGGAGGAGCCAACCGAGACGCCGGACGGCAAAATGTCCTTCATGGTGATGGACTACATCCCCGGTCAAAATTTGCTGGAGATGGTTAAGGAAGAAGGGGCATTAGCGGAGGACAAAGCCCTAGCCTATATTCGACAAATTGGCTCGGCCCTGCTTCAGGTTCACAGCATTGGTTTGCTGCACCGGGATGTCAAGCCGCAGAACATCATGGTGCATGAAAGAAGCGATCAGGCGATCTTGATCGACTTTGGCATTGCCCGCGAATTTTCACCGCAAACCTACACGATTGCTTATTCCCCTGGTTTTGCTTCGCCAGAGCATCACAGTGGTCGATGCACTACTGCTTCCGATGTTTATTCGCTCGCTGCAACGCTCTATTTTCTATTTACAGAAGAAACACCACCCAATGCTAATTTTCTGCACGAGCCGGACTATGCAGATTCGCTGCAATGTTTAACTGAGCGAGCCAGTCCAACTGTCCATCAGGCCATTTTGAGAGCGCTAGCTTACCAACCTGAGCAGCGACCACAAACAGTAGATCAATGGCTGCGCGAGTTAGATGGCGAGTTAGCTCCTAGTTGCAGCTCATCTAATACATCTACATCTAATACAACCGATAAGGCGGCCGAGGCGACGGTGCAGTTCTTGGTATCACCCACTGCCGCAACAGTACCCTTACCCCCTCCCTTGCCCCAACCCACGGCTTCGGAAACCTTACTTGAAAAGCCGAAACCCGCAATTTCTCAGATCCCCAGCACCCCGTCCCCCCGTTCCGAAGCTCCCATCCCAGAGACGCCAGTCTCGGTCCCCGTCCCACAGCCTTCTGCTCTAAAGACCTCTACCCCGCAACCTTCTTCCTCGCCAATTTCTGCCTCGCCGGTCGAGAAGTTGCCTGTAGAGAAGTTGGTAGAAGCTCCTGTAAGTTCCAGTGTGACCTTAACAGATGTACTGTCACCCTCCGTCCAATCTGACCAAGTGGATGGGGTTGCCCGTACTTTAGTCGAGCCGGTTCCACTGAGAGAATCCACAGGAAAGAGCGCTCAACCATCTCGAGCCACTGTTGCTGGGACGATCGTTGAACCCCAGGTCAATGGGTCTGCTAAAACTGTCGCTGATCCTGGTTCTGACCAGGTTCTGTCTGTTTCAGGCTTAGAGCCACATCCAGGCGCGCGCCAACTCGGTAGTACAACCAGGGTTGAAGCTCCTGCTAAATCCCGCACCCAGTTGCTGCTTGCCTCCGGCGCTCTCAGCGTTGTCCTATTGCTGGGGACCGGCTGGTTCATGAGCCGCCAGTCACAGGCTCAGCAGGCTCAGATTGAGCAGCAGGCAACAGAGGAGCAGGCTCAACAGGAGCAGGAACAGGCAGCGCGGGAGCAGGCGGCGCAAGAACAGGCAGCGCAAGAACAAATTCAGCAGGCCCAACAAGAGCAACTGGCTCAGGACCAGGAAACGCTGGCTCGGGCAAAGGGCAGCGCGGCAACCGATTTAGCAGTGGCCATCCAAACAGCTAAGACTATTCAGCCTAATTCTCCGGTTTATGCTGAGGCGCAACAGCAAAGCTTCAATTGGCAGGCAACGCTTCTACAGGAGCATCTAGTTACTATCAATCCGGACTTTGGACTGATTAAGCCGAAAATCCGTGTAGAGGCTGATCTGATTACAGTGACCTATGACGCCTCTGTTAATACGCAACTTCAGGCAACCGATGGTATCAAAACCCTTGCCCTTGCCTTTATGGATGCCTTGCGCAGTAAGTACACTGACTTCAACCAACTGGTAGTCTATCCTCAAACTGGTAAACAACAAGTTGCTATTTGGGCCACGCAGTGGACTGAATTTAGAAACGGTAAGATCTCCGAGGAGCAGCTTTTTCAGGTAAGCAACCGCTGA
- a CDS encoding ElyC/SanA/YdcF family protein: MGKRWQLRRLLLAIATALLASWLIRFWPYQPLPGKTVILGLGSYSYIEELSAQIAQTNSDLNIIISSGLPADESRPIFKRFGISKSRVTLDNQAQDTLTNFTTILPFLERHKVANAILVCEDWRVDRSKALAEIVLGARGITYSFAPYATSNKKYSYNREIDRKKILRDQVRGYLWLFTGWDPAGQLSGEGYR, encoded by the coding sequence ATGGGAAAGCGATGGCAACTGCGCCGCCTGCTCCTGGCCATAGCCACTGCCCTGCTAGCGAGTTGGTTGATCCGGTTCTGGCCCTACCAACCCCTTCCAGGTAAGACGGTGATTTTGGGTTTAGGTTCCTACTCCTACATTGAAGAGTTGTCAGCTCAAATCGCTCAGACCAATTCCGACCTGAACATCATTATCTCCAGCGGACTCCCAGCTGACGAGTCCCGTCCAATCTTCAAGCGTTTCGGCATTTCCAAGAGCCGAGTGACACTAGACAATCAAGCTCAAGACACCCTGACCAATTTCACAACTATCCTGCCATTTCTGGAGCGGCACAAAGTTGCCAACGCCATTTTGGTCTGTGAAGACTGGCGAGTTGACCGATCCAAAGCTCTGGCTGAAATCGTTCTGGGTGCACGGGGCATCACCTACAGTTTCGCGCCCTACGCCACCTCGAACAAGAAATATAGTTACAACCGCGAGATCGACCGCAAGAAGATCCTGCGGGACCAAGTGCGCGGCTATCTATGGCTGTTCACAGGTTGGGATCCTGCGGGCCAGTTGTCTGGGGAAGGCTACCGCTGA